Proteins from a single region of Flavobacterium sp. YJ01:
- a CDS encoding WG repeat-containing protein — MKKTLIFLLLVSIQFVNSQELALVKKNSKIGYLSKDGSFKIEPQYKSARSFSEGLAAVENGGKWGFIDTKGTWVIPADFKDAKDFNNGIAVVQKDKEWVYINTKGEIQKAPTSDKVFDFNDGVAFIRQNNKVGLINNKMNVVLEPKYDQIKPFENGYARVELNKNWGIINTEGKEVVEPVYAEVGNYFKNTTWARKDKTFGLVSGGKFIPVDGAEKIWDFETQDLTFAKKNGKIGYIDLKGNWAILPIYDKGKAFSKNLAPVLVGKKWGFINPEGKFVIEPTYSDAEVFSKNGLAPVKESNWGFINESGKLVIPTQYGITTNGIIAMFTQQDKGFIGGVARVKNEGKWGFLNPDGTVLANQWFENAELFSKSEKPQPVAAPAEAPKQETKTTKPAAKSTPKPAAKKKK, encoded by the coding sequence TTGTTAATAGTCAAGAATTGGCATTAGTTAAGAAAAATTCCAAAATTGGATATCTTTCTAAAGATGGATCTTTTAAAATCGAACCTCAATATAAATCGGCTAGAAGTTTTTCTGAAGGTTTGGCCGCTGTAGAAAATGGCGGAAAATGGGGTTTTATTGACACAAAAGGAACTTGGGTAATTCCAGCCGACTTTAAAGATGCCAAAGATTTTAACAACGGAATTGCTGTTGTGCAAAAAGATAAAGAATGGGTTTATATCAATACAAAAGGAGAAATTCAAAAAGCGCCTACATCTGACAAAGTATTTGATTTTAATGACGGCGTTGCCTTCATTAGACAAAACAATAAAGTGGGTTTAATCAACAATAAAATGAATGTTGTTTTAGAACCAAAATACGATCAGATTAAGCCTTTTGAAAATGGTTACGCGAGAGTAGAGCTAAACAAAAACTGGGGAATCATCAATACCGAAGGAAAAGAAGTAGTTGAACCAGTTTATGCTGAAGTTGGAAATTATTTCAAAAACACAACTTGGGCAAGAAAAGACAAAACATTCGGATTGGTAAGTGGCGGAAAATTTATTCCAGTTGATGGAGCCGAAAAAATCTGGGATTTTGAAACTCAAGATTTGACTTTTGCTAAAAAGAATGGAAAAATCGGTTATATCGATTTAAAAGGAAACTGGGCCATTCTTCCTATTTATGATAAAGGAAAAGCTTTCTCCAAAAACCTAGCGCCAGTTTTAGTTGGAAAAAAATGGGGATTCATTAATCCAGAAGGAAAATTTGTAATTGAACCAACTTACAGCGATGCAGAAGTTTTTAGTAAAAACGGTCTTGCTCCAGTAAAAGAAAGCAATTGGGGATTCATCAACGAATCTGGAAAATTAGTTATTCCAACACAATATGGAATTACCACAAATGGAATTATTGCCATGTTTACACAACAAGATAAAGGATTTATTGGTGGCGTTGCGAGAGTTAAGAACGAAGGAAAATGGGGATTTCTTAACCCAGACGGAACGGTTTTAGCAAATCAATGGTTTGAAAATGCTGAATTATTTTCAAAATCTGAAAAACCTCAACCTGTTGCTGCTCCTGCTGAAGCTCCAAAACAAGAAACAAAAACAACCAAACCAGCTGCCAAATCGACACCGAAACCAGCAGCTAAGAAAAAGAAATAA
- a CDS encoding beta-ketoacyl-[acyl-carrier-protein] synthase family protein, with amino-acid sequence MNRRVVITGMGIYSCIGTSLDEVKDSLYEGKSGIQFDSERKEFGFQSALTGMVPKADLKNLLTRRQRMSIGEETEYAYMATIEALKNANIDDAFFDEHEVGIMYGNDSVSKAIIDATDIVREKKDTALIGSGAIFKSMNSTVTMNLSTIFKLRGINLTVSAACASGSHSIGLAYFLIKSGFQDIIITGGAQEINKYAMSSFDGLGVFSNRESDPEKASRPFDSGRDGLIPSGGGATLILESYDSAIARGANIIAEVSGYGFSSNGGHISTPNVEGPATAMKRALDDAKLKASDIEYINAHATSTPVGDANEAKAIFEVFGERNPYISSTKSMTGHECWMAGASEIIYSILMMQNDFIAPNINLENPDEDASKLNLVKTTLNKKFDIFLSNSFGFGGTNSALVVKKFKLNDE; translated from the coding sequence ATGAATAGAAGAGTTGTAATTACTGGAATGGGAATTTATTCTTGTATCGGAACTTCTTTAGACGAAGTAAAAGATTCGTTATACGAAGGAAAATCTGGTATTCAGTTTGATTCTGAACGTAAAGAATTTGGTTTTCAATCAGCCTTAACAGGAATGGTTCCGAAAGCCGATCTTAAAAATTTATTGACGCGAAGACAACGTATGAGCATCGGTGAAGAAACCGAGTATGCTTATATGGCAACTATAGAAGCATTGAAAAATGCCAACATCGACGATGCCTTTTTTGATGAACACGAAGTCGGAATTATGTACGGAAACGACAGTGTTTCTAAAGCAATCATTGACGCAACAGATATTGTTCGCGAGAAAAAAGACACGGCTTTAATTGGTTCTGGCGCTATTTTCAAATCGATGAATTCTACGGTAACAATGAATCTTTCGACGATTTTTAAACTTCGAGGAATCAATCTTACTGTAAGTGCAGCTTGCGCGAGTGGTTCTCATTCTATCGGATTGGCTTATTTTTTAATCAAAAGCGGTTTTCAAGATATTATAATTACTGGTGGCGCTCAAGAGATCAATAAATATGCGATGAGCAGTTTTGACGGATTAGGCGTTTTTTCTAATAGAGAAAGTGATCCTGAAAAAGCATCAAGACCTTTTGATTCTGGCCGCGACGGATTAATTCCGAGTGGAGGCGGCGCAACTTTAATTCTAGAAAGTTACGACTCTGCCATTGCACGCGGCGCCAATATTATTGCCGAAGTTTCTGGTTATGGATTCTCTTCAAACGGAGGACATATTTCTACTCCAAACGTCGAAGGACCGGCAACAGCAATGAAACGTGCATTAGATGATGCAAAACTAAAAGCATCAGACATTGAGTACATAAATGCCCATGCAACTTCAACTCCAGTTGGCGATGCAAACGAAGCAAAAGCAATTTTTGAGGTTTTTGGTGAAAGAAATCCTTATATAAGTTCAACAAAATCGATGACAGGGCACGAATGCTGGATGGCTGGAGCAAGTGAAATAATTTATTCTATCTTAATGATGCAGAACGATTTCATTGCGCCAAACATCAATTTGGAAAATCCAGATGAAGATGCTTCAAAATTAAATTTAGTTAAAACTACGTTAAACAAAAAATTTGACATATTTTTGTCCAATTCTTTCGGGTTCGGAGGAACCAACTCTGCGTTGGTGGTTAAAAAGTTTAAATTGAACGATGAATAA
- the fabG gene encoding 3-oxoacyl-ACP reductase FabG, with amino-acid sequence MKCVLVTGGSRGIGSAICKKLAVESDYHILINYHSNQTAAEETLQEIQKLGATGEILGFDVANFEQVQNVLTQWQEANPEKLVEAIVNNAGITKDGLFMWMTPQDWNNVMNTSANGFFNVTQFFIQKMLRNKYGRIVNIVSVSGVKGTAGQTNYSAAKGAIVAATKALAQEVAKRNITVNAVAPGFIKTDMTSELDEKELLKLIPVNRFGEAEEVADLVSFLISKKASYITGEIININGGIYS; translated from the coding sequence ATGAAGTGTGTATTAGTAACAGGCGGTTCTAGAGGGATTGGAAGTGCTATTTGTAAAAAACTAGCCGTAGAATCTGATTATCATATTCTGATTAATTATCATTCGAATCAAACAGCTGCCGAAGAAACATTACAAGAAATACAAAAATTAGGTGCAACAGGAGAAATCTTAGGTTTTGACGTTGCCAATTTTGAACAAGTACAAAACGTTCTTACACAATGGCAGGAAGCAAATCCTGAAAAATTGGTTGAAGCAATTGTAAACAATGCCGGAATTACAAAAGACGGTCTTTTTATGTGGATGACACCACAAGACTGGAATAACGTAATGAATACAAGTGCAAACGGTTTTTTTAATGTAACGCAGTTTTTTATTCAAAAAATGCTTCGCAATAAATATGGCCGAATTGTAAATATTGTTTCGGTTTCTGGTGTAAAAGGAACTGCGGGACAAACCAATTATTCGGCTGCAAAAGGTGCAATTGTTGCCGCAACTAAAGCCTTAGCACAAGAAGTGGCAAAACGAAACATTACGGTAAATGCTGTCGCTCCAGGTTTTATTAAAACTGATATGACAAGCGAATTAGACGAAAAAGAATTATTAAAGCTTATTCCCGTAAATCGTTTTGGCGAAGCCGAAGAAGTGGCAGATTTGGTAAGCTTTTTGATTTCTAAAAAAGCAAGTTATATTACAGGAGAAATTATCAATATTAACGGCGGAATATATTCTTAA